In the genome of Methylomagnum ishizawai, the window TACAGTTGCCCATGTCTATCTGCCGTATGATCTGCCCGGCGGGGTTGACCGTTTCCTCGACCGGTTCCGGCCCCGCCTTGGCGTCATCCTCGAAACCGAAATCTGGCCCAATCTCTACCGCGAATGCGCCCGCCGGGGGATTCCCTTGGCGATAGCCAACGGCAGGCTGTCCGAGAAATCGGCGCGGGGCTATGGCCGCATCGCCGGATTGGTGGCGGAAAGCTTGGCCGCCGTGGACTTGATCGCGGCGCAAACGCCGCTGGACGCCAAGCGCTACGTCGCCATCGGGGCCGATCCCCGCAAGGTGGCGGTCGCGGGCAATATCAAATTCGATATCGAATTCCCGGCCCCGCTGCGCGAACAAGCCTCGGGCTTGCGGGAAACCCTATTTCCGGGCCGCCCGGTATGGATCGCGGGCAGTACCCATCCGGGCGAGGAAGAACAGGTGCTTGCCGCCCACGCCCTGGTGCGGTCGGTGTTGCCCGACGCCTTGTTGATCCTGGCACCGCGCCATCCCGATAGGTTCCAAGAAGTGCGGAGCCTGTGCTACAGAACCGGAATCCCGCTGCGTTGCCGCGGCGAATCCTTGCCTTGCGAAAGCGGGACCGGGATTTTCCTGCTCGACAGCCTGGGGGAATTGCGCTGTTTCTATGGCACCGCCGATGTGGCTTTTGTCGGCGGCAGCTTGATTCCGCAAGGCGGGCATAATGTACTGGAACCGGCGGTGGCGGGCGTTCCGGTATTGTTCGGGCCGCATATGTTCAATTTCGCGGAAATCGCCCGGCGGCTCGAACAATGCGGCGGCGCCCGCCTTGTCGCCGACGCGGATGGATTGGCGGCGACCGTCGTCGGTTGGTTAAACCGTCCCGATACCAGGTCCGAAATAGGCGGCAAAGCCTCCGCTTTCGTGGATGAAAACCGCGGGGCCGTGGCCCGTGTGGTGGAACTCATCTCGGGTTTGCTACCCGGCCGCCTGGATTCGAGCCGGACCGTCGATACCTAGATCGGCACGGGTTTCGGCTATACTCGGACCCTGGTTTTTCCGCGCCAGATTTTGCCCATCTCAATAGGGGATCACATGAATATCGCTATTCAGGCAGTTGTATTATCGGGCGGGTCCGGTACCCGTCTCTGGCCGTTTTCACGCGAATCCTATCCCAAGCAATTCCTATCCTTCACCGGCAGCGGCACTTTATTCCAGGACACCGTGACCCGCGTGGTGGATTGGGGCGCGGTGGACAGCGGCCCGTTCCAAGTCCTGCCGCCCTTGGTGGTGTGCAACGAAATGCACCGCTTCCTGGTGGCCGAGCAATTGCGGCAACTAGGCTTGGAAAAAAGCCCGATCCTGTTGGAACCGATGGGCCGCAACACCGCCCCGGCCTTGACCCTGGCCGCTTTGCAGGCGGTGGAGCAGGGGGGCAATCCGGTATTATTGGTGTTGCCCTCGGACCATTATGTCGCCGATTTGGCGGGTTTCCAGCAACGCTTGGCGGAAGCCATCAAACTCGCCGCCACTGGTGTGATTGCGACTTTCGGCATCGTCCCCGACAAGCCCGAAA includes:
- the waaA gene encoding lipid IV(A) 3-deoxy-D-manno-octulosonic acid transferase, whose translation is MRRLYTALFYAATPFILGRLAWRGLKLPAYRERWGERFARYATVPDGEGVVWFHAVSVGEAEAAFPLIRAFRARHPGLPILVTCTTPTGSARIEAVLGGTVAHVYLPYDLPGGVDRFLDRFRPRLGVILETEIWPNLYRECARRGIPLAIANGRLSEKSARGYGRIAGLVAESLAAVDLIAAQTPLDAKRYVAIGADPRKVAVAGNIKFDIEFPAPLREQASGLRETLFPGRPVWIAGSTHPGEEEQVLAAHALVRSVLPDALLILAPRHPDRFQEVRSLCYRTGIPLRCRGESLPCESGTGIFLLDSLGELRCFYGTADVAFVGGSLIPQGGHNVLEPAVAGVPVLFGPHMFNFAEIARRLEQCGGARLVADADGLAATVVGWLNRPDTRSEIGGKASAFVDENRGAVARVVELISGLLPGRLDSSRTVDT